The Candidatus Kapaibacterium sp. genome has a segment encoding these proteins:
- a CDS encoding Wzz/FepE/Etk N-terminal domain-containing protein: protein MKLLPEKEEMSFFAIFKLLKFNFIKLLTWVIGITIIVIIYSFIMPNTYTAHSSVLPPSKEGQSGGLSSFIQSFAGGLSIPGVSQSDQSKLFGEILYSRTVVDYIIEKLSLRELPKFKDMQREDLQNFVSRSIEVEVDKTGLIYVGAKYETGYFPSQEDKKKAAEMSSGMVNYAVEGLDHVIKNRTMTNARKSRKYIQSELIGYKSKLDSIATLIEKFQIENKVIAIDEQTQAIVTQAVEVGALIVQAELELNLARLQYNTASPQVSFHENQLKLLKEQYSKIQYGGLTPTDAFSISLDKVPTLIKEYTELFRERKIMEQVIVYLETQKHQEAIQENRDVPVVEVLDFALPAEKKTSPQRSLMVVLSLFLSGLFVSISLVISAYRKGNLYLISNQD from the coding sequence ATGAAATTATTACCCGAAAAAGAAGAAATGTCATTTTTTGCAATTTTTAAATTGCTAAAGTTCAACTTTATTAAGTTGCTCACTTGGGTTATTGGAATTACTATTATTGTAATCATTTATTCATTTATTATGCCCAATACTTACACTGCACATTCGAGTGTGCTTCCACCTTCCAAGGAAGGTCAATCCGGAGGATTGTCAAGTTTTATTCAGAGCTTCGCAGGTGGTCTCAGCATCCCCGGAGTTTCCCAATCAGACCAATCTAAACTATTTGGCGAAATATTATATAGTCGTACCGTTGTTGATTACATTATCGAAAAGTTGTCACTTAGAGAATTACCAAAATTTAAGGATATGCAACGAGAAGATTTGCAAAATTTTGTTTCTCGTTCCATTGAAGTAGAAGTTGACAAAACCGGACTAATATATGTAGGTGCTAAATATGAAACCGGGTATTTTCCAAGCCAAGAAGACAAGAAAAAAGCAGCGGAAATGTCATCAGGAATGGTGAATTATGCTGTTGAAGGCTTAGACCACGTCATCAAGAATCGTACTATGACGAATGCACGCAAATCCAGAAAATACATTCAATCTGAATTAATTGGTTACAAGTCTAAATTGGATTCGATTGCTACTTTGATTGAAAAGTTTCAGATTGAAAACAAAGTTATTGCGATTGATGAACAAACTCAAGCCATCGTAACCCAAGCTGTCGAAGTCGGCGCCCTGATTGTTCAAGCCGAGCTTGAATTAAACTTAGCAAGATTACAATATAACACGGCTTCTCCACAAGTTTCTTTCCATGAAAATCAATTGAAATTGCTAAAAGAACAATATTCTAAGATACAATATGGGGGATTGACGCCGACTGACGCTTTTTCAATATCGCTTGATAAAGTACCGACTTTGATTAAAGAATATACTGAATTGTTCCGCGAAAGAAAAATCATGGAGCAAGTTATTGTATATTTGGAAACTCAGAAACACCAAGAAGCAATACAAGAAAACAGAGATGTCCCTGTAGTTGAAGTGTTAGATTTTGCTTTACCGGCTGAAAAGAAAACTTCACCTCAACGTTCGTTGATGGTTGTACTGTCACTATTCTTATCCGGCTTGTTTGTTTCAATTTCTTTAGTTATTTCTGCCTACCGCAAAGGTAATCTGTATTTGATTAGTAACCAGGACTAA
- a CDS encoding FAD-dependent oxidoreductase, protein MRTDYTVEELDDVIRKILRISEFTYSIEKQSLDGRNVKDIHWVVRVGVQSIEIQNDLEPEIDNLLIPFRKRNEHVVVVGNGPAGFFAAFVLIQAGYMVTMIEQGPEVYTRTKDVKHFEKTGELNERSNYAFGEGGAGTFSDGKLTSRTKSILREKKFIFDSYVQAGAPEEIKYLAKPHVGSNLLTKIVRTLREDFIDRGGKIIFDNKMTNFTVKGTTVKSIETEKGKIKGDHFVFAVGHSSYETYRLLLSKGVKFNLKNFAIGTRVEHPQELINQAKWKVSELPGVKAADYALTYNFNDAMTVYSFCMCPGGMVVPAPPERGLNIVNGMSNYKRNYPFANSAIVAGIDLQTLLGRELVPEEALEWVLNLERKFYDFSNSYNAPAVKVQDFLRFSTTTSFGPTSYPFPLVTAEFRDLFPKEVTTSMMYALKDFTRKIYGFEEGVLMGLESRTSSPIQLVRDEMRCAGFDNLYVAGEGSGLSGGIVSSGADGIKCAMDIIHNSLL, encoded by the coding sequence ATGAGAACTGATTACACCGTTGAGGAATTAGACGACGTAATCAGGAAAATCCTTCGAATAAGTGAATTCACTTATAGTATCGAAAAGCAAAGTCTTGACGGGCGAAACGTTAAGGACATTCATTGGGTTGTACGCGTCGGTGTACAATCAATCGAAATCCAAAACGATTTGGAACCTGAAATTGATAATCTGCTTATTCCATTCCGCAAACGGAACGAACATGTGGTAGTTGTTGGTAACGGTCCTGCAGGATTTTTTGCAGCATTTGTGCTGATTCAAGCCGGATACATGGTTACCATGATAGAACAGGGTCCCGAAGTTTATACTCGGACAAAGGATGTTAAGCACTTTGAGAAAACGGGCGAATTGAACGAACGTAGCAATTACGCTTTCGGTGAAGGCGGTGCAGGTACTTTCTCGGATGGTAAGCTAACTTCGCGAACAAAATCTATTTTGCGCGAAAAGAAATTTATTTTCGATAGTTATGTCCAAGCCGGTGCACCGGAAGAAATAAAATACTTGGCAAAGCCACACGTAGGCAGCAATTTGCTTACAAAAATTGTTCGTACATTGAGGGAAGATTTCATTGACCGAGGTGGAAAAATCATTTTCGATAACAAAATGACTAATTTCACTGTCAAAGGTACAACAGTCAAAAGCATTGAAACTGAAAAGGGCAAAATCAAAGGTGACCATTTTGTTTTTGCAGTCGGGCATTCATCTTACGAAACTTATCGCCTATTGCTTTCCAAGGGCGTAAAATTTAATTTGAAGAATTTTGCTATCGGAACTCGAGTAGAGCATCCGCAAGAACTTATTAACCAAGCAAAATGGAAAGTTTCGGAATTGCCCGGTGTCAAGGCAGCCGATTATGCACTGACCTACAATTTCAACGATGCAATGACAGTTTACTCATTCTGTATGTGTCCGGGTGGTATGGTAGTTCCTGCACCACCTGAAAGAGGATTGAATATTGTTAACGGTATGAGTAACTATAAACGTAATTATCCTTTCGCCAATTCTGCTATTGTTGCCGGAATAGACCTTCAGACCCTATTGGGCAGAGAATTAGTACCGGAAGAAGCCTTGGAATGGGTACTAAATTTGGAAAGAAAATTCTACGATTTTTCAAACAGCTACAATGCACCTGCTGTAAAAGTTCAAGATTTTTTACGGTTCAGTACTACTACATCTTTCGGACCAACAAGCTATCCATTTCCGTTGGTTACAGCAGAATTCCGAGATTTATTCCCTAAGGAAGTTACAACATCAATGATGTATGCACTCAAAGATTTCACGCGAAAAATATATGGTTTTGAAGAAGGCGTTTTGATGGGACTTGAAAGCCGTACTTCCTCGCCAATTCAACTTGTACGTGACGAGATGAGATGCGCCGGATTTGATAACTTATACGTTGCCGGCGAAGGTTCAGGATTGTCCGGCGGAATAGTAAGTTCTGGTGCTGACGGTATTAAATGTGCAATGGATATCATTCACAATAGCTTATTATAA
- a CDS encoding DUF5668 domain-containing protein encodes MKAGTIFGGSFLIFLGVFILLLNFGVELPAFQGIIKFWPVLLIIWGIALLKIHNVAKIILAALSGILLALILTSLYISVVDGFGNINIDKKFEFKNKSKVFINSYEDPIDETIKYAELDFSGGIGKFSFDVSDEYGFVVQSKSPSIEITKSITDSTVRYSFSGADVDFGKSSRSINILLGKSYQWDMELSTGASESDINVKELLLRNLKIDAGASDFKINIGDLTDSNIEISSGAANFKIILPPKAGCRIKTQTSLSSTNFKDFISSEPGVFYSKDYDDWERKINIELDGALSNFEVSKKK; translated from the coding sequence ATGAAAGCCGGTACAATTTTTGGAGGTTCATTTCTCATCTTTTTGGGTGTGTTTATACTCCTGCTAAATTTTGGTGTCGAACTGCCGGCATTTCAGGGCATTATCAAGTTTTGGCCCGTATTGCTGATTATTTGGGGTATCGCTCTGCTGAAAATTCACAATGTCGCTAAAATAATTTTAGCAGCATTGTCGGGGATTTTACTCGCTTTGATACTTACTTCATTGTACATCTCAGTTGTTGATGGCTTTGGTAATATCAATATTGATAAGAAGTTCGAATTCAAGAATAAATCAAAAGTATTCATCAATAGTTATGAAGACCCGATTGATGAAACTATCAAATATGCCGAACTTGATTTTTCGGGTGGCATTGGCAAATTCAGTTTTGATGTTTCTGATGAATATGGGTTCGTAGTTCAATCAAAATCGCCCAGTATCGAAATCACCAAATCAATCACGGACTCAACTGTAAGATATTCTTTTAGTGGAGCTGATGTTGATTTTGGCAAATCATCTCGCTCAATTAATATACTTTTGGGCAAATCCTATCAATGGGATATGGAATTAAGTACGGGAGCTTCGGAATCGGACATTAACGTCAAAGAGCTACTCCTTCGCAATTTGAAAATTGATGCCGGAGCTTCTGACTTTAAAATCAATATTGGGGATTTGACTGACAGCAACATTGAGATTAGCTCGGGTGCTGCAAATTTCAAAATCATTCTGCCTCCCAAAGCAGGGTGTAGGATTAAAACACAAACATCACTATCGTCAACCAATTTCAAGGATTTCATAAGCTCCGAACCCGGAGTTTTTTATTCTAAGGATTATGATGATTGGGAACGAAAAATCAATATTGAATTGGATGGAGCCTTGTCGAATTTTGAAGTTTCTAAAAAAAAATAG
- a CDS encoding PspC domain-containing protein, with amino-acid sequence MGKKLYKSRRSKMIGGVAGGLGDYFDIDPVIIRVLFIMTAFAWGVSVIAYIILWIVLPENPDEVENFYDFVNDPNKDMNMDNYADIDDSKQKKDRKVIAGAFLIILGAVILLDKLNVWDSFSYIWPLILVAIGGYLIYKSVNKNNTEVS; translated from the coding sequence ATGGGAAAAAAATTATATAAATCAAGACGAAGTAAGATGATTGGAGGAGTTGCGGGTGGACTGGGAGATTATTTTGATATTGACCCCGTGATTATCAGGGTTTTGTTTATAATGACTGCTTTTGCTTGGGGTGTTAGTGTGATTGCATATATTATTTTATGGATAGTGTTGCCCGAGAACCCCGATGAAGTAGAAAATTTTTATGATTTTGTTAATGACCCTAATAAGGATATGAATATGGACAACTATGCTGATATTGATGACAGCAAACAAAAGAAAGACCGAAAAGTTATTGCCGGAGCATTCCTAATAATTCTGGGAGCAGTTATTTTATTGGACAAATTGAATGTTTGGGACAGCTTTAGCTATATATGGCCCCTGATTCTTGTTGCAATCGGTGGATACCTTATTTACAAATCTGTTAATAAGAATAATACGGAGGTATCGTAA
- a CDS encoding DUF2179 domain-containing protein, giving the protein MNLTDIFGTFTTVWVIIPLLILLARILDVSIGTVRIILIGKGYTKIAPALGFIESFVWIIAVSQIMQNLNNMYYYVAYAGGFALGTYFGMVIEEKLSLGYVIIRVITHKDATELVASFRAKNYPVTILDAEGINGKVSVLFLVIQRNLTESIIDFIKEYNPNAFYSIEDVRFVSGGVMPQLADPSIRKNRWHLFSKRK; this is encoded by the coding sequence ATGAATTTGACTGATATTTTTGGCACATTTACGACAGTTTGGGTAATCATACCCCTACTAATTTTATTGGCACGAATCCTTGATGTCAGTATCGGTACTGTTAGAATCATACTAATAGGCAAAGGATATACAAAAATTGCTCCGGCGCTTGGATTCATTGAGTCATTCGTTTGGATAATTGCAGTTAGCCAAATCATGCAGAACCTAAATAACATGTATTATTATGTTGCTTATGCAGGAGGGTTTGCTCTCGGTACGTATTTTGGAATGGTAATAGAAGAGAAATTGTCTCTTGGATATGTAATCATTCGCGTTATCACTCATAAGGATGCAACTGAACTTGTAGCAAGTTTCAGAGCTAAAAATTATCCTGTTACAATTCTTGATGCAGAAGGCATTAATGGCAAAGTAAGCGTTTTATTTCTAGTAATTCAACGCAATCTCACAGAAAGCATCATAGATTTCATTAAAGAATACAATCCTAATGCCTTTTATTCAATCGAAGATGTTCGATTCGTGAGTGGTGGTGTTATGCCACAACTTGCAGACCCTTCGATTCGCAAAAACCGATGGCATCTATTTTCAAAGAGAAAATGA
- the rsxC gene encoding electron transport complex subunit RsxC, producing the protein MSFFSINKSFKGGVHPDEHKDLTENSAFELMPYPTEVVLPLSQHIGKPSKVLVKKRDLVKSGQVIAEPDGFISSIIHSPITGKIKDIGKTASVGGRPQEAVTIVAEGEDEVVFMEPLDADSITAELIIERVKEAGIVGQGGAAFPTYVKLMPPKDKNIECIIINGAECEPYLTRDYRYMVERTQDLIIGIKLIMRALGVKRGIIGIEDNKPEAIKMLKEATSHHSEIKVEVLKTKYPQGAEKMLIKVAVNKEVPPGKLPLDVGVVIQNIRTAISVFDAVVKGEPQITAALTVSGFGIKTPKNLIVRVGTTIQQVLDYCGGTNEDARKVIVGGPMMGVAQYDMSAPVQKATSGLLVLTEPEMKHSQETNCLRCGACVDVCALNLIPKDLAKFSKAGKWDEAEALGVTVCMECGTCSYNCPANIPLVQWIRLGKQRVINIQRSKQNVS; encoded by the coding sequence ATGAGTTTTTTTTCAATCAATAAATCGTTCAAAGGCGGTGTTCATCCTGATGAACATAAAGACCTCACTGAAAATTCGGCATTTGAACTAATGCCCTATCCGACGGAAGTTGTATTGCCTTTGTCTCAGCATATTGGCAAACCCTCGAAAGTTTTAGTCAAAAAACGAGATTTAGTAAAATCCGGGCAAGTAATTGCAGAGCCGGACGGGTTTATTTCATCAATTATCCATAGCCCTATTACAGGCAAAATCAAGGACATCGGCAAAACTGCAAGTGTTGGCGGCAGACCACAAGAAGCCGTTACTATAGTTGCAGAAGGTGAAGATGAAGTAGTTTTCATGGAGCCATTAGATGCTGATTCAATCACTGCGGAATTGATTATCGAAAGAGTGAAAGAAGCAGGTATTGTAGGTCAAGGTGGAGCAGCCTTCCCGACTTATGTCAAATTGATGCCTCCAAAGGATAAGAACATCGAATGTATCATCATCAATGGTGCAGAATGTGAACCTTATTTGACTCGCGATTACAGATACATGGTAGAAAGAACCCAAGATTTAATCATTGGTATCAAATTGATTATGAGAGCTTTGGGTGTCAAAAGAGGCATAATCGGCATTGAAGACAATAAACCGGAAGCAATCAAAATGCTGAAAGAGGCTACAAGCCATCATTCGGAAATCAAGGTTGAAGTCCTCAAAACCAAATATCCACAAGGTGCCGAAAAAATGCTCATTAAAGTAGCAGTTAATAAAGAGGTCCCTCCGGGTAAATTGCCCTTAGACGTTGGCGTGGTGATTCAAAATATTCGTACTGCTATATCTGTGTTTGATGCTGTTGTAAAAGGCGAACCTCAAATCACTGCTGCACTAACCGTGTCAGGATTTGGCATTAAAACTCCCAAAAATTTAATCGTTCGCGTTGGTACTACAATTCAACAAGTGCTTGATTATTGTGGCGGCACCAACGAAGACGCTCGAAAAGTAATTGTTGGCGGTCCAATGATGGGTGTTGCCCAATACGATATGAGTGCACCCGTGCAAAAAGCAACATCCGGATTACTCGTACTCACAGAGCCGGAAATGAAGCATAGTCAGGAAACAAACTGCCTCCGTTGCGGCGCTTGTGTAGATGTTTGTGCTTTGAATTTGATTCCCAAGGATTTAGCGAAATTCTCCAAAGCAGGTAAATGGGACGAAGCTGAAGCATTAGGAGTAACCGTTTGTATGGAATGTGGAACTTGTTCTTACAACTGCCCGGCAAATATACCATTAGTTCAATGGATTAGATTAGGTAAACAAAGAGTAATTAATATACAAAGAAGCAAACAAAATGTCAGTTAG
- a CDS encoding SLBB domain-containing protein: protein MTILRLVIFSLLISTSLFAQKIEKGRLSGATKNSIDTLAAQNVLNLLKESKGLLEREVDPNTYLVGPGDEFSISIISSEIFEDRTKITPEGKIIIKGAGTVDVRNKTLFEVREIVKKQIQKYIRTDNIDVALTELREFKVIVSGTVPKPVSVPATAADRVSEIIDKASGLQFESSERLIKLHRYDTDEIINVDLMKFFMYGDQASNPTVLGGDLIRVPPINKSDMIEIHGEVSAPGQFEYVEGDSLSTLIKFGQGFNNSSLLDSVEFVRIGTDDELIKKIIDLSSWNDILFSSSQLEGDFPLLPGDRVYVRKKHGWKERDYVVVGGEVKYPGKYAINTDVDKVRDVIIRAGGFTRDASIENTEFIRQRDLEIIDTELERLRTLVPSEMSKSELRYFQAKINEKKGVISVNFAAVLEDENSPENVLVVSRDSIVVPEKNEFINVQGRVNNPGKVKYNPSYTYLDYIMLAGGYGYRADIDETLVNKPKGGQFLADEVKLYRIEPGDVILVPTEIETTFMEVFTTTLTIVTQLVTIAGVVIAITNINK from the coding sequence ATGACAATATTACGCTTAGTAATTTTCAGCTTATTGATTTCCACATCACTCTTTGCCCAAAAGATTGAAAAAGGAAGGCTTTCAGGGGCAACAAAAAATTCCATAGATACTTTAGCTGCTCAAAATGTGCTGAACCTTTTGAAAGAGAGCAAGGGATTGCTTGAAAGAGAAGTTGACCCCAATACATATTTAGTCGGTCCCGGAGATGAATTCTCAATATCAATCATTTCAAGCGAAATTTTTGAGGATAGGACCAAAATCACCCCCGAAGGTAAGATAATAATCAAAGGCGCGGGAACTGTCGATGTCAGAAACAAAACCTTATTCGAAGTAAGGGAAATTGTAAAGAAGCAAATTCAAAAATATATTCGCACCGACAATATTGATGTTGCATTGACTGAATTACGCGAATTCAAAGTTATAGTAAGTGGTACTGTACCCAAGCCTGTTTCGGTTCCGGCAACTGCTGCAGACCGAGTATCCGAGATAATTGATAAAGCATCAGGCTTGCAATTTGAGTCGTCAGAACGCTTGATAAAATTGCATCGCTATGATACTGATGAAATCATCAATGTTGACTTGATGAAATTTTTCATGTATGGCGATCAAGCATCAAACCCAACTGTTTTAGGTGGCGATTTGATTCGGGTTCCGCCAATCAATAAAAGTGACATGATTGAAATTCACGGTGAAGTTTCAGCTCCCGGACAGTTCGAATATGTCGAAGGTGATTCACTTTCTACCTTAATCAAATTCGGGCAAGGATTCAATAACTCATCACTCCTTGATTCGGTAGAATTTGTTAGAATAGGGACAGATGATGAATTAATAAAAAAAATCATTGACCTTAGTTCTTGGAATGACATCTTATTTAGCTCAAGCCAACTTGAAGGTGATTTCCCGCTTTTACCCGGTGATAGAGTGTATGTACGAAAAAAACACGGATGGAAAGAACGTGATTATGTTGTTGTGGGTGGTGAAGTCAAATATCCCGGCAAATATGCCATAAATACAGACGTTGACAAAGTTCGCGATGTAATTATTCGTGCAGGTGGATTTACTCGTGACGCTTCTATCGAAAATACTGAGTTCATCCGCCAAAGAGACCTTGAAATAATTGACACTGAATTGGAACGCTTGAGAACCCTTGTACCCTCGGAAATGTCTAAATCAGAGTTGAGATATTTCCAAGCAAAAATCAATGAAAAAAAAGGTGTTATTTCAGTCAATTTTGCAGCAGTTTTAGAGGATGAAAATTCACCTGAAAATGTATTGGTCGTTTCACGTGATTCGATTGTTGTACCCGAAAAAAATGAATTTATAAATGTCCAGGGTAGAGTAAATAACCCGGGTAAAGTTAAGTACAATCCTAGTTATACATACCTTGACTATATAATGTTAGCAGGTGGTTATGGTTATCGTGCAGACATTGATGAGACTTTGGTCAACAAACCCAAGGGCGGGCAATTCTTAGCTGACGAAGTAAAACTATATAGAATTGAACCGGGTGATGTAATCCTCGTTCCGACAGAAATTGAAACAACATTTATGGAAGTTTTCACAACAACTTTAACAATCGTGACTCAACTTGTAACTATTGCCGGTGTCGTCATCGCTATAACCAATATCAATAAATAA
- the nuoF gene encoding NADH-quinone oxidoreductase subunit NuoF: protein MMTEYPRIVLPDIPDLHKIEVYKAHNGYQAAAKSLKMTPDEVINEVKASKLRGRGGACFPTGLKWSFMPKSTDKPKFLAVNGDESEPGSFKDRQIFEYNPHQLIEGILIAGYSMNLKAAYVYIRGEYHKWVKLFQDAVDEAYANGYVGEKMKSTFGTNYSMDIYVHKGAGAYICGEETSLMNSLEGDRGYPRFKPPFPAQVGLWQMPTTVNNVETIATIPPIMNMGGEEYAKIGAPGHPGTILFGVSGHVNKPGVYELPTGIPLKTLIYDICGGVPGNKKIKAIIPGGSSMPPLRGDEIEDVLMDEESLKKYGTHIGTAGVMVMDEDTDIVAVTLRIAHFYHHESCGQCTPCREGTGWMEKILKRLVAGDGSQKDVNLLLSICDNIEGNTICALGDAAAWPVRGFIQKFKDEFVAKVDNTRIFVAPNVVHGKRLTHKDLVFKV, encoded by the coding sequence ATGATGACTGAATATCCACGAATAGTTTTGCCGGACATTCCGGATTTGCACAAAATTGAAGTTTACAAGGCTCATAATGGCTATCAAGCGGCTGCTAAGTCCTTGAAAATGACACCTGATGAGGTAATCAACGAAGTCAAGGCTTCCAAATTACGAGGTCGTGGCGGCGCTTGCTTCCCAACGGGCTTGAAATGGAGCTTCATGCCAAAATCTACCGACAAGCCCAAATTTTTAGCTGTCAATGGAGACGAATCCGAACCGGGCTCGTTCAAAGACAGGCAAATTTTTGAATATAATCCACATCAATTGATAGAAGGAATCCTTATTGCAGGATATTCTATGAATTTGAAAGCTGCTTATGTTTATATTCGCGGCGAATATCATAAATGGGTGAAATTATTCCAAGACGCTGTAGATGAGGCTTATGCAAATGGCTATGTCGGCGAAAAAATGAAATCTACTTTCGGCACAAATTACAGCATGGATATTTACGTTCACAAAGGTGCCGGTGCTTATATTTGTGGCGAGGAAACTTCACTGATGAATTCGCTCGAAGGCGATAGAGGCTATCCGAGATTCAAGCCACCTTTCCCTGCTCAAGTTGGTTTGTGGCAAATGCCAACTACTGTAAACAACGTAGAAACTATCGCAACTATACCTCCCATTATGAATATGGGTGGAGAAGAATATGCCAAAATTGGAGCGCCCGGGCATCCCGGAACAATCCTCTTTGGAGTGAGCGGTCACGTTAATAAACCCGGTGTTTATGAATTACCCACAGGCATTCCACTTAAAACCCTTATATATGATATTTGCGGAGGCGTTCCCGGCAACAAGAAAATCAAAGCGATTATTCCCGGAGGCTCATCAATGCCACCTTTGCGCGGAGATGAAATTGAAGATGTTTTGATGGACGAAGAATCACTCAAAAAATATGGCACTCATATCGGCACCGCAGGCGTTATGGTGATGGACGAAGATACTGACATTGTAGCGGTAACACTTAGAATTGCACATTTCTACCATCACGAATCTTGCGGTCAGTGCACTCCTTGCAGAGAAGGAACAGGCTGGATGGAAAAAATCCTAAAACGTTTGGTTGCAGGTGATGGTTCACAAAAGGATGTTAATTTGTTACTTTCTATTTGCGACAATATTGAAGGCAATACTATTTGTGCTCTTGGAGATGCTGCAGCATGGCCCGTAAGAGGATTTATCCAAAAATTCAAAGATGAATTCGTGGCAAAAGTTGATAATACACGCATTTTTGTGGCACCGAATGTTGTGCATGGCAAACGACTAACACACAAAGATTTGGTCTTTAAAGTTTAA
- the nadD gene encoding nicotinate (nicotinamide) nucleotide adenylyltransferase → MKKIGIFGGSFNPIHIGHLIIAEYFFVQQKLDKVIFVPTYISPFKQDQTKQIADEDRLAMVKLITDTDERFEFDDFEIKSKSVSYTYNTVKHIQSRYPNLELTLLIGFDNLPDLHKWYEFEKLAKMVTFCVANRKSDSPINEKMPSLGAAVRLNYLNSPNIEISSSRIREAIKSGEAFQYLLHPAVFEYLKSKKLYL, encoded by the coding sequence TTGAAAAAAATTGGAATATTCGGCGGTAGTTTCAATCCGATTCATATCGGACATTTGATTATTGCCGAATATTTTTTTGTTCAGCAAAAGTTGGACAAAGTAATTTTCGTTCCCACTTACATCTCCCCTTTCAAGCAGGACCAAACCAAACAAATCGCTGACGAAGACAGACTGGCAATGGTCAAATTGATAACTGATACCGATGAAAGATTTGAATTTGACGATTTTGAAATTAAATCGAAAAGTGTTTCATATACATATAATACTGTCAAACACATTCAATCGCGATACCCAAATTTGGAATTGACACTGTTAATAGGATTTGACAATTTGCCCGATTTGCACAAATGGTATGAATTTGAAAAATTGGCAAAAATGGTTACATTTTGTGTTGCGAATAGAAAATCAGATTCCCCCATAAACGAAAAAATGCCCTCATTGGGGGCAGCTGTGCGTTTGAATTACCTGAACTCTCCAAATATTGAAATATCATCAAGTCGGATAAGGGAAGCTATTAAGTCCGGTGAGGCGTTTCAATATTTGTTGCATCCAGCAGTTTTTGAATATTTAAAATCGAAGAAACTATATTTGTAG